The DNA segment TTTTTTAGCATCATAAAAAAGTCTTAATAAAGATTCTGCATCATCAGAAATAACCCCAGAAGTGTAACCAAAGTTAATTTCTTTTAAATAACTTTTTTTTAAAAGTTTATCCCAAGGAGTATTAGTAATATTTCCTTTTTCCGCAGTTGAAAGATATTCTTTTCCTGTATAGATTTTGTTATTTTCTCTATTTATAGAGAATTTTTTTAAAGAGTTATTTTTTAAAATTAAATGATTAAAGTTAAGGATATCTAAAGATGCTTTTTTTGCAATTCTGTATAACTCATTTAAACAATTATCATTTGCTAAATAGTCATCATTGTCTACAAAGTATACATATTCTCCATTTGCTATTTGCAGTCCATTATTTCTTGCTATTGCTGAACCAGCATTTTTTTGATCAATTATTATCATATTTGGAAATTTTGTTTTGTACATATTTAAGATATCTAATGAACTATCACTGCTACCATCATTTACACAAATTAACTCTATATTTTCAACTATAGTTTGTTTTAAGATACTTTGTAAACATTCATCTATGTATAATTCAGAATTATAGACAGGAATTACCACACTTATAAAAATTTCTTTATTTGACATTTTTTACTCTCTTTCAATTTTATACTAATAAATTCATATACTCTTTTTTTTCTCTTTCTGGAGCAAAAATATTTAATGCTTTTTCATGATTATCTTTTGCTTTGAGTTTTTCTTCCTCAAAATTTATTACAACTTTTAATAGAATTTCTTTTAAGTTTTCAACATTATTTTCTTTTGTTAAATGAATATGAAATCCTAAGTCTTTAAATTCACTCGAAGAAGTATCGTCATAAATTATAGGAATAAGACCAAAGCCTAAACTTTCAATTATTGCATTACTCATTCCTTCTCCTAAGCTTGGAAAGATGAAAATATCACTTTTTTGTAAATACTCTTTTACCTCTGAAGTATAACCAATAAATTCAACATGATTTTTTAAAGAAGAATTTTCTAGATAATTTTTCATAGTTTCAAAATAATTTTTATCTTGAATGTCTCCTAAAAATTTTATTGTAAAAGGTACATTGTTTTCTTTTAAAATTTCACATGCTTTTATTACTTCAAACTGACCTTTTCCCTTATTTATTCTTCCTACATGAACTAAATCTATTGTATTGTTTAAAGCTTTAAAATTTACATTTTCTTGCAATTTTAAAGATGAATATATCCTTGTAACAGTTGCATTCTTAGGGATTGGAAGAATATTAATAATATTTTTTCTCATATATTCACAATTTCCTACAAAATAGTTTACATTGCTATAAAGAAGTTTATGAAAAAAATCTTTTTTTGAAGTTGTTTTTTTTGAACCTTGTCTAATTATGAAATTAATATTTAGACCTAAAGTAGCAAAATATATTGATTTCATTTCTGAGGCACCTAGAAAAATTACATTTTTAATATTATTTTCTTTTAGGATTTTTCGTATTTTAAAAATAAGTTTAAAACTAAAATTAGATGAAAATTCTACAATATGAACTTTTACATTGTAGTTTTCAAAATGCTCTTTTCTATTAACTATATAGCTATTATCTCTGGCGATAAATTCTACTTCTAAATCTTGGCTTAGAAGTCTTGCTAATTTTACTGATGCAAGTTCCATTCCTCCATTCACTCTTGATAGACAAATAATAGCTGTTTTTTGTTTCATAATCACCTCATAAAATAGGGATTGTATCTTAATTAAATTAAATTTTCTATATAATATAAACTATATTAATAGTACAAAGGTTATTTTTGAAAATTACAGCAAATATTATTACACTCAATGAAGAAAAAAATATTGAAGCCGTTATAAAATCAGTTCAAACTGTATGTGATGAAGTTTTAGTTGTTGATTCTTTAAGTAGTGATAGAACTTGTGAAATTGCAGAAAGTTTAGGTGCAAAAGTTATAAAGCAAGCTTATCTTGGAGATGGGCCACAAAAAGCATTTGGAGCACCTTATGCTTCAAATGACTGGATCTTAAGTATAGATGCTGATGAAAGATTAGATTTAAATGCTATAGAAGAGATAAAAAAATTAGATTTAGAAAACAGTTCTTATGATGGATACTCATTTGCTAGGAAAACGTTTGTTGGGAAAAATTATATAAAGCTTTGGTATCCAGATAGAGTTGTAAGACTTTATAATCGTAAAAAATGTGGTTTCTCAACTGCAAAGGGTCATGCTAGAGTTGAAACAAAAAATGTTTGTAATTTAAAAGCTGATATGTTACATTACTCTTATGATGATTATATACACATGATAAGAACAACTGAAAAATTTATAAAAAGAGGGGCAATTTTAGCTCATGAAGAAGGCAAAAAAGCATCAGTTTTTGATCCAATAATTCATGGCTTAGGTGCTTTATTTAAAGCTTTAGTATTAAAAGGTGGTGCATTTCATGGTATTAATGGTTGGAATGTAGCTGTAATTTCAGCATATAGTTCATATATGAAGTATGCTATTATGTTGGATATGCAGAGAAATGGAAAATAAAAATATTTTAGAAGTTTGTTTGTCTCCTGATTTAGGTGGATTAGAACTTTATATGCAAAATTGTTCAAGAGAACTTTCAAAAGAGTTCAATGTTCTTTGTACTATTTCAAATAAATCTAAGTTGAAACCTTTTTTAGATGATTTAAAAGTTGTAGAGATAAAAAGGAAAACTGGTTTTTCTTTTTTTTCT comes from the Aliarcobacter cibarius genome and includes:
- a CDS encoding glycosyltransferase, which produces MSNKEIFISVVIPVYNSELYIDECLQSILKQTIVENIELICVNDGSSDSSLDILNMYKTKFPNMIIIDQKNAGSAIARNNGLQIANGEYVYFVDNDDYLANDNCLNELYRIAKKASLDILNFNHLILKNNSLKKFSINRENNKIYTGKEYLSTAEKGNITNTPWDKLLKKSYLKEINFGYTSGVISDDAESLLRLFYDAKKVSFIDNYAYVYRIRPNSVMTGEKTEKYIISTKKILETYTYYYDLEEDKGIKRFIKSLIFNRLVSYYELILANKEFTNKYIDDYNMYKTKYLNKLEKFFIQNEENYLNKFKNSKSKLAKKINLNYLIRRFRKRYLKN
- a CDS encoding glycosyltransferase produces the protein MKQKTAIICLSRVNGGMELASVKLARLLSQDLEVEFIARDNSYIVNRKEHFENYNVKVHIVEFSSNFSFKLIFKIRKILKENNIKNVIFLGASEMKSIYFATLGLNINFIIRQGSKKTTSKKDFFHKLLYSNVNYFVGNCEYMRKNIINILPIPKNATVTRIYSSLKLQENVNFKALNNTIDLVHVGRINKGKGQFEVIKACEILKENNVPFTIKFLGDIQDKNYFETMKNYLENSSLKNHVEFIGYTSEVKEYLQKSDIFIFPSLGEGMSNAIIESLGFGLIPIIYDDTSSSEFKDLGFHIHLTKENNVENLKEILLKVVINFEEEKLKAKDNHEKALNIFAPEREKKEYMNLLV
- a CDS encoding glycosyltransferase family 2 protein, which codes for MKITANIITLNEEKNIEAVIKSVQTVCDEVLVVDSLSSDRTCEIAESLGAKVIKQAYLGDGPQKAFGAPYASNDWILSIDADERLDLNAIEEIKKLDLENSSYDGYSFARKTFVGKNYIKLWYPDRVVRLYNRKKCGFSTAKGHARVETKNVCNLKADMLHYSYDDYIHMIRTTEKFIKRGAILAHEEGKKASVFDPIIHGLGALFKALVLKGGAFHGINGWNVAVISAYSSYMKYAIMLDMQRNGK